Proteins from one Osmerus mordax isolate fOsmMor3 chromosome 21, fOsmMor3.pri, whole genome shotgun sequence genomic window:
- the xpnpep1 gene encoding xaa-Pro aminopeptidase 1, whose protein sequence is MSPKITTELLRQLRQAMRNSKYLTEPIQAYIVPSGDAHQSEYIAPCDCRREFICGFNGSAGTAIVTEQHAAMWTDGRYFLQATQQMDNNWTLMKMGLKETPSQEDWLISVLPENSKVGVDPWIIAADQWKNMNKALTGAGHRLVAVQENLIDAIWEDRPARPSTQLITLGLGYTGMSWQDKITALRSKMAERKISCFVATALDEIAWLFNLRGSDIEYNPVFFAYAIVGMATIRLFVDQKRLEAPAVRRHLELDTPIRAELSVKPLPYEAVFTELQAVCAALGPKDKVWICDKASCALTQVIPKAHRSPIPYTPLCLAKAVKNTTEIQGMKMAHIKDAVALCELFGWLEKEIPKGTVTEISAADKAEELRSQQKDFVGLSFPSISSVGPNGAIIHYRPLPETNRTLSLNEVYLLDSGAQYTDGTTDVTRTVHFGTPSAYEKECFTYVLKGHIAVTAAVFPNGTKGHLLDSFARAALWESGLDYLHGTGHGVGCFLNVHEGPCGISYKTFADEPLEAGMIVSDEPGYYEDGSFGIRIENVVLVVPAKPKYNYRNRGSLTFEALTLVPIQVKMMNTELLTQKERNWVNEYHRQCRETIGAELERQGRKEALEWLIRETQPIA, encoded by the exons atgtCCCCAAAGATCACGACGGAGCTGCTGAGGCAGCTCCGTCAGGCCATGAGGAACAGCAAGTACCTGACGGAGCCCATCCAGGCCTACATCGTCCCCTCAGGGGACGCACACcag AGTGAATACATCGCTCCATGTGACTGCCGACGGGAATTTATTTGCGGGTTCAATGGCTCAgcag gtacAGCCATCGTTACAGAGCAGCATGCTGCTATGTGGACGGATGGACGCTACTTCCTGCAGGCCACTCAGCAGATGGACAACAATTGGACCCTCATGAAGATGG gtctgAAGGAGACTCCCAGTCAGGAGGACTGGCTCATCAGTGTTCTCCCTGAGAACTCCAAAGTAGGCGTGGACCCCTGGATAATCGCTGCAG accaGTGGAAGAACATGAACAAGGCTTTGACCGGCGCTGGTCACCGTCTGGTGGCCGTGCAGGAGAACCTGATAGATGCTATCTGGGAAGACCGACCAGCCAGACCCAGCACCCAGCTCATCACCCTGGGCTTGGGGtacacag GTATGAGCTGGCAGGACAAGATCACCGCCCTGAGATCCAAGATGGCCGAGAGGAAGATCAGCTGCTTCGTTGCCACGGCGCTGGATGAGATCGCAT ggcTTTTCAACCTCCGAGGCTCAGACATAGAGTACAACCCCGTGTTCTTTGCGTACGCCATCGTAGGGATGGCAACGATACG GCTGTTTGTAGACCAGAAGCGCCTGGAGGCCCCTGCAGTTCGCCGGCACCTGGAGCTGGACACGCCCATCAGGGCGGAGCTTAGCGTGAAGCCCCTCCCCTACGAGGCGGTGTTTACTGAGCTGCAGGCGGTGTGCGCCGCGCTGGGGCCCAAGGACAAGGTGTGGATCTGCGACAAGGCCAGCTGCGCCCTCACGCAGGTCATCCCCAAG gcccacCGCTCCCCCatcccctacacccccctctgTCTCGCCAAAGCCGTCAAGAACACCACCGAGATCCAGGGCATGAAGATGGCCCAT ATCAAGGATGCTGTGGCCCTGTGCGAGCTGTTTGGCTGGCTGGAGAAAGAG ATTCCAAAGGGCACAGTGACGGAGATCTCTGCTGCAGATAAGGCAGAGGAATTACGCAG CCAACAGAAGGACTTTGTGGGCCTGagtttcccctccatctccagtgTGGGCCCCAACGGGGCCATCATCCACTACAg ACCCCTGCCTGAGACCAACAGAACGCTGTCCCTCAACGAGGTCTACTTGCTAGACTCTGGAGCCCAGTACAC TGACGGCACCACCGACGTCACCCGTACCGTGCACTTTGGAACGCCCTCTGCTTACGAGAAG gAATGCTTCACCTATGTTCTGAAGGGACACATAGCCGTCACTGCCGCCGTTTTCCCCAACGGAACCAAAG GCCACTTGTTGGATTCGTTCGCCCGGGCGGCGCTGTGGGAGTCTGGGCTGGACTACCTGCACGGCACGGGGCACGGTGTGGGCTGCTTCCTCAACGTGCACGAGGGGCCCTGCGGCATCAGCTACAAGACCTTCGCCGACGAGCCGCTGGAGGCCGGCATGATCGTCAGCGACG AACCTGGGTACTATGAAGACGGCTCTTTCGGAATCAGAATTGAGAACGTGGTTCTTGTGGTCCCTGCCAAGCCCAAG TACAACTACAGGAACAGAGGCAGTTTGACCTTCGAGGCCCTCACCCTGGTCCCCATCCAGGTCAAGATGATGAACACAGAGTTGCTGACGCAGAAAGAG CGCAATTGGGTGAATGAGTACCACAGGCAATGCCGTGAGACGATTGGAGCAGAactggagaggcagggcaggaaggaggcCTTGGAGTGGCTGATCAGGGAAACCCAGCCAATCGCCTGA